TTGCTTACGTGGTGACACGGTTTCCCAAGTTGTCGGAAACCTTTGTTGCGCGCGAAGTGCTGGCCTTGCAGCAGCACGGCGCAGTTGTCGAGTGCTTTTCGATTCACCGGCCGTTGCCGGAGCCGCTGCCGGCTGACATGCAGGAATTGGCCGAGCACACCACCTATCTCTGGCCACCGCAGCCGCTGGCTTTGCTGGCGGCGATCGCCGGTTTCCTCAGCCGCACGCCCACCCGTTTCCTGCAAACGCTGGCGCTGTTTTGGCGGCAGGCGCCGGCTACGTTTGCCGGACGCAAGCGTTTCCTGCTGCACTTTTTTGAGGACGTCTATTTGGCGCATTTGTGCCGGCAGTGCGGCGTGCGCTATCTGCATGCGCATTTCGCCAACGAGCCTTCCAGCGTGGCCATGGCGGCCAGTGCACTCAGCGGCATTCCCTTTGGCTTCACCAGCCATGCGCAGGACATCTATTCCGATCCGCTCATGCTGGAGCTGAAAATCGCGGCAGCGGCCCTGCCCCTCACCATCTCGGATTACAATCGCAAGCACCTGCTCGCGAACTATGAGGTGGCATATCCCGCCAAGCTGCGCGTACAGCGCGTGGCCGTGGACGTGACGCAATTCACTCCGGCGGCGGCTGCCAAGCCCAGCCTGCGGCCGCCGTTGGTGGTGGCGATCGGCCGGTTGGTCGCGAAAAAGGGATTCATTCATCTGGTGCGGGCCTGCAGCCGGCTGGCGCAGTCGGGCGTCAATTTCCGGTGTTGGATCGTCGGCGAGGGGCCGGAACGCGCGGCGTTGCAGGCGGAGATTGCAGCGTTCGGACTGCAGTCGCGCATTCGCCTGCTGGGCGCGCAACCCAACGTGCGCAAGTTTCTCGAACGCGCGGAAGTCTTCGTGATGCCCTGCGTGCAGGATGCCGATGGCGATCGCGACGGCATTCCCACCACGCTGATGGAAGCGATGGCGATGCGTGTGCCGGTCATCTCCACCGATCTCTCCGGCATTCCGGAATTGGTGCAGCACGAGGCCACCGGTTTGCTCGCGCCCCCGGAGGATCCGGAAGCGCTGGCGCGCGCCATGGCGCGGTTGCTGGCAGACGAGTCCTTGCGCGCGCGGCTTGCTGCCGCCGGCTGGCGCTGGATCGAGCAATATCACAATCTGGAAATCAACAGCCGGCGTTTGTGGCAATGGATTCAACTCCGCATGCTAAACGCCGAAGCGGAAGAAGGCAGCCGCGGGCCGCATCATCCTGCCGGCGCGGTGTCAACGGCCGCGCGGCCCGACCGCCGGCGTGCGCGACTGTTTGCCGATCAATTCCAAATCATGTTTGCCTGAGCCGCAACCGGCCGGGAAGAGTCAGAGGAGAAACAAAATGCTCGGAACCTATGCCGTCATCTCGCCGGTGCGCAACGAGGCGAAATATCTGCCGCGCACCATCGCTGCCATGGTGCAGCAGCAGCACCGTCCGCAGGAGTGGATCATTGTCGACGACGGCTCCAGCGATGACACCGTTGCCCTGGCGCAAGCTGCCGCAGCACAGCATGCCTGGATCAAAGTGGTGCGCCGCAGCGACCGCGGTTATCGCGAGCCTGGTCGGGGCGTGGTCGAAGCCTTCAACGAAGGCCTGGCGCAGTTGTCGTGCAAGACGCCCGACTTCATTTGCAAGATGGACGGTGATCTCGAGTTCGGCCCCGGCTACTTTACCACGCTGCTGCGCGAATTTGCGCAGCAGCCGCGGCTGGGCATGGCCAGCGGCACCACGTATTTGTGCGGCCCCACTGGCAAGCTGATCGCGGAAAAAGTTGCGCCCGATTTCGTCGTCGGTCCGATCAAGCTCTATCGCCGTACCTGCTTTGAAGCGATCGGCGGATTAGAGCCGCATCTCGGTTGGGACACGATCGACGTCTACCGCGCCCGCATGCACGGCTGGGAAACGGCGAATTATCCCGAGCTGATCGTCATTCATCTCCGCCAAATGGGCACCGCCAAAGGCATTGTTTGGGGCAAAATGAAAACCGGCATGGGCGATTACTATTACGGCTCGCATCCCTTGTTCGTGCTGGCGCGCTGCCTTTATCGCATGAGTGAGCCGCCTTACGGCGTCATCGGCTGCGCCATCGGCTGGGGCTATCTGCGCTCGCTGCTGCGACGCGAGGCGCACATCGCGGATCCGGAATTCATTCGGTATTTGCGTGCCGATCAGATAGCGCGTTTACGCGCCCTGTTTCTGCCCTGGAAGCGGCCGCTGCGATCACAGCAATCCCGACTGTCAGTCCAGCCGGCGTGACAGTATAAGAATGCAATTATGGAACTTCGAAAAACTGGAATTTTGGAGCGCAACATGAAAGTCGAGATTCTTGCCATCTCCGTTGATCGCGTCGGCATGGCCGAAACCCTGGCGCGTGTGGAGCAATTCATCAGCGAGCGCAAACCGCGCCTGGTGATCACCCCCAACGTCGATCATCTCATCAAAACCCGCAAGGATAGAGAGTTCAAGCGCATCTATGACAAGGCGGATTTGGCGGTGCCGGACGGGGTGCCGCTGTTGTGGGCGGCACGCTTCTTGGGTACGCCGCTGATCGAGCGCGTCAACGGCACTGACTTGTTTGAAGCACTCTGTGGCCGCGCAGCGGAGCGGGGTTACAAAGTCTTCTTTCTCGGTGCGGCACCGGGCGTGGCCGCCAAAGCCGCGGCGGTTCTGCGCCAACGTCATCCCAATCTGCAAGTGGCCGGCACCTATTCACCGCCCTTCGATTTCTTCAGTGATTTCGCGGAGAATCAGAAGATCGAAAACATGATTCGCGCCGCGCAACCCGACATTCTCTTCGTCGGGCTGGGTGCGCCCAAGCAGGAGAAGTGGATTCATCGGCATATCGCCCGGCTGGGCGTGCCGGTCAGCATCGGCATTGGCGCTTCGTTCGAGTACGTTGCGGGCCTCACGCGCCGCGCCCCACGCTGGATGCAACGCACCGGCCTGGAATGGCTGCACCGCGTGCTCGAAAGCCCGGGCCGCTATTGGAGG
This candidate division KSB1 bacterium DNA region includes the following protein-coding sequences:
- a CDS encoding glycosyltransferase family 4 protein, translated to MIAYPKLAEQEADTRRPGNREQRIAYVVTRFPKLSETFVAREVLALQQHGAVVECFSIHRPLPEPLPADMQELAEHTTYLWPPQPLALLAAIAGFLSRTPTRFLQTLALFWRQAPATFAGRKRFLLHFFEDVYLAHLCRQCGVRYLHAHFANEPSSVAMAASALSGIPFGFTSHAQDIYSDPLMLELKIAAAALPLTISDYNRKHLLANYEVAYPAKLRVQRVAVDVTQFTPAAAAKPSLRPPLVVAIGRLVAKKGFIHLVRACSRLAQSGVNFRCWIVGEGPERAALQAEIAAFGLQSRIRLLGAQPNVRKFLERAEVFVMPCVQDADGDRDGIPTTLMEAMAMRVPVISTDLSGIPELVQHEATGLLAPPEDPEALARAMARLLADESLRARLAAAGWRWIEQYHNLEINSRRLWQWIQLRMLNAEAEEGSRGPHHPAGAVSTAARPDRRRARLFADQFQIMFA
- a CDS encoding glycosyltransferase family 2 protein produces the protein MLGTYAVISPVRNEAKYLPRTIAAMVQQQHRPQEWIIVDDGSSDDTVALAQAAAAQHAWIKVVRRSDRGYREPGRGVVEAFNEGLAQLSCKTPDFICKMDGDLEFGPGYFTTLLREFAQQPRLGMASGTTYLCGPTGKLIAEKVAPDFVVGPIKLYRRTCFEAIGGLEPHLGWDTIDVYRARMHGWETANYPELIVIHLRQMGTAKGIVWGKMKTGMGDYYYGSHPLFVLARCLYRMSEPPYGVIGCAIGWGYLRSLLRREAHIADPEFIRYLRADQIARLRALFLPWKRPLRSQQSRLSVQPA
- a CDS encoding WecB/TagA/CpsF family glycosyltransferase, with translation MKVEILAISVDRVGMAETLARVEQFISERKPRLVITPNVDHLIKTRKDREFKRIYDKADLAVPDGVPLLWAARFLGTPLIERVNGTDLFEALCGRAAERGYKVFFLGAAPGVAAKAAAVLRQRHPNLQVAGTYSPPFDFFSDFAENQKIENMIRAAQPDILFVGLGAPKQEKWIHRHIARLGVPVSIGIGASFEYVAGLTRRAPRWMQRTGLEWLHRVLESPGRYWRRYLVEDAVFFPLVVAQRVRLVLHRQVPRPAY